From a single Aquarana catesbeiana isolate 2022-GZ linkage group LG09, ASM4218655v1, whole genome shotgun sequence genomic region:
- the LOC141108273 gene encoding uncharacterized protein, which produces MSNKQKNDNIHTVKIQQTYWVKDTSEEKMLALGAVQLGKVVEQVDYYDTDLYDLAVTEMWLSKMGREWKLIVGKGTQNNSQDPPKGKVQTSHLRTQKFNSVGGKNQTSKTSNSKTLESQKKVSINDQNENEETVDNERNGIKALTCYALEQEKEIIAFLSQVLHVQGETNNMTMEVFLQVAGIQRYATISNVTQETFRLTNDYTIQLKTEGTTTKKTAVVLLDVDIENVAQGFQRLEQLAKELDLQLQSV; this is translated from the coding sequence ATGTCCAACAAGCAGAAAAACGACAACATCCACACTGTGAAGATCCAGCAGACATACTGGGTGAAGGACACCAGTGAGGAGAAGATGCTAGCACTGGGTGCGGTCCAGTTAGGGAAAGTGGTAGAACAAGTGGACTATTATGACACAGACCTGTATGATCTGGCGGTCACTGAAATGTGGCTCAGTAAGATGGGGCGAGAATGGAAACTGATAGTGGGTAAGGGTACTCAGAACAACAGCCAAGACCCCCCAAAAGGAAAAGTGCAGACAAGTCATCTGAGGACCCAAAAATTTAACTCAGTCGGAGGCAAAAACCAGACTTCAAAAACATCAAACTCAAAGACCTTGGAGAGCCAGAAAAAAGTTTCAATAAACGATCAAAACGAAAATGAAGAAACTGTAGATAATGAGAGAAACGGGATAAAGGCACTAACCTGTTATGCCCtagaacaagaaaaagaaattatagCCTTCCTCTCCCAGGTTTTACATGTCCAAGGAGAAACAAACAATATGACGATGGAGGTCTTTCTACAAGTGGCTGGGATTCAGAGATATGCCACCATCAGCAATGTCACCCAAGAGACTTTCCGACTGACAAATGACTACACCATTCAGTTAAAGACAGAGGGGACCACTACTAAAAAGACAGCAGTTGTCTTACTCGATGTGGATATCGAGAATGTGGCTCAAGGATTTCAAAGGTTGGAACAGTTGGCCAAAGAGCTGGACCTTCAACTTCAAAGTGTTTAG